The sequence below is a genomic window from Vicia villosa cultivar HV-30 ecotype Madison, WI unplaced genomic scaffold, Vvil1.0 ctg.003683F_1_1, whole genome shotgun sequence.
agataaataaACTGGAAAAAAAATTCACTTCTCACACATACACCTCTAGGATAATCTCTCTTGTTGCCTTACAATTACAATAGTCATGTTCCTCAAACGTAGGGATATCTTAGCAAATGACGCTCACAAATAAATCATCACCGTCCCTTCGACAAAAAAGATCATAATCCCTAAATGACCATTTGAGTTGTCTTCggaaaaatgatcttgtccctcgatgaccctacaaaatgatgatagtcccttcgtgAATGCTAAGATATCCTTACAAAGGTTGCCTTCGATGACTATTCGATGACCCTACGCCTGTCCCTTCACATCAAATAGATAGGATTTCCTACCAACTAATGGCATGGATAATACTATCTCCAAAggaaatagaatagaataggAAGGACCAATAATTAGTGGGTAGATGCTCCTAGTTGCTTGCTCACActcaaaaattattttcacacctcacactttcaaaacaatactttcaaACGTTTTATCAACACTCTTGAGGACTGATACAAGAGTTATCATAAAGAAAACGGCCTTACTATTGGCAttctaaacaaatatttttagaaaaacattttgtatacattcTTGAGGACTGATACAAGAGTTATTACAAAGTCTGCCTTACTATTGGAactccaaatatttttcaaaagcacacacacacaaatcaaacaaagtgagcaaagcaattaaaagcccatggataaccatggatacaaagggtgctaataccttccctttgtataacttaccccccgaactcaaaacctatcaaggtctttcctgttcttttcagCCTTTCCTTATTGGATAAaagaaaagtcggtggcgactctagctATCCGCACATTTGGATAAAAACCAAAAAAGTCATTTCTCCTACCGTATTACAGTGGCGTAAAGACAGTCATATTTGCACTTTGTCTACCATTCCCACCATGAGCGTTGGGGACAAAATAACTAGATTTGTGTTTCCTATTCTACCCTCCAGCAGATATATTCTTGAGCTATAAAAGGAAGActtggaagaatttgaaatcaactaatcagttctacaaaactacaccaaagcgCTGCACATACTCTGTTGAGACATTCTTCGTATAGTTTTTTAATTTAGCAAGGATCTGGTGTTCATATCTGGTtatcaacacttttgtgttgttgtacTTAAACATTTTGAATTTTGCTTGTTAGAAGCATCTCTGTATACATATCCTTATAATCTACAATTGTTGATaggttccttgagagactaggtgTAGTCCGGATTCTCTAGAAGACTTTGGCTGCGGTCATTGTGGTTTGGCAATAAGGATCGGCTGAACTTGTTGGGGGTTGTCAACAAGGTTTATCAGACTTATTTTGGTTGTTTGCAGCTTGACATTAAGGATCAGCTAAACTTGTTGGGGTTGTCAACAAGGTTGATCGGACTTAGCGTGGTTGTCTGTGGCTTGTCAATAAAGATCAACTGACTTGTTAGGCTTATCAACAAGGTTCATCAAACTTATTGTGGTTGTCTGTAATcagttgattatagtggattaagtccttgttgataagGCAAATCACCttgcgggtggactggagtaatttCGTTaaaagtgaaccaggataaaaataattgttttcatttatttttattcatttgttagctttgtggttgagttgcaaaaatattatatttgggGCAACCCAATTCAAATCCCTCTTTCTTATGTTTCTCGCACCTTCAGATCTCTGATGTGCCTGTCCAGCCTTCTCGACCTCCATCAATCAAGGAGGTTTTTTGGATCCCTCATCTTGCTAATTGGGTGAAAGGGAATACTGATGGAGCAACCACCATTGCCACAATTGCTTGTGGTGGTCTGTTCAAAAGTAGTAGTGGTGACTTCCTTGGTGGTTTCTCTAAGCATATTGGTCCCAACAATGCATTTTATGCAGAGATGGGTGGGGCTTAGGGCCATTGAGATTGTTCAATCCAAGCAGTAGAAGAACTTGTAGTTGGAGTCTAATTCAGCTTTAGTGGttaaagtgttcaacaagaaaaaCTCCATTCTTTGGAGCCTAAGAAGTAGATGGATCAACTATCAAGCATACATTAGacgattttttttatttctcacGTGTATATAGAGAGGCCAATACTTGTGTTGACTCTTTGGCTAATGAAGGTCTTGGTTTAATTGGTTATCCCTCCTTCATTACTTTGCCGCAGAGGCTCTTACCTAATTTTGTTTTCAATAGGTTAAGAAGGTCTGACTTTAAAATCCCACATTTTTTAGCGAGGCTTTGGTTTGGTCCCCTGCCTTCTTTTGTATCCTATCTTTTCTTTTATCAAAGTTGCCTTCATCAAATTTttagttaaaaattaaaatgcaaatttATTCTAgaacaaataaaatattcaaatgtgacatttattttaaaatatgcaaaaaaaaaaatgatatatctTGTATTAcgatataataaataatttatgaaaaaatattaattatttcttCCTCTCTTAAGAATTAAGcttttaaaataatatcaaattttaataaaatttaatactatacaattaattttttctattttcttcgAAGAGGCTTTAACTTTTCACactttttaacaaaatatttttatatttaattttttttgacatATACATTTAACGTGTTTAcataatattttcatattgaattttttaacatattaaatttttttaacataatgAATTTTTAAAACATATACCTTCCACGCGTTGGTATTTTCTATTAATAATAAAAGTCTTTAAACATATACCCTTTATTAGTCTTTTCTATAAAAATAATGTACactattatatatttaatcaattttaaaaaagtgAAATGCATCCCCTTCACTCTTGTATTTCTCTAGGTGTCTTCTCCTTTTTACCTTTCCATTCAACTCAAGCAACAATGTCTTGTTCATCCAATCCCACAAACCATTTATCATTTCCCTTTTTTCAATCAAACCTTCAAATACCAAGTAAAAACTATAGCCACACCATGACCATAGAAACTCTAGAAATATCACAAGAAAGTATTGAAGAAAAAGGAGCAACAATAGAACTTCATATTCAAGGATTATATAAGCTCTATGTTCAACCCTTTAAAGCTCTTCCACCTTTCACaatggaaaatgatttcattGTGTCACCAAAGCTTAGTTACAACTTCAAGATTCCTCTTCTCTTTCTCATTGAAAAGCCAACATTTTCTCCCCTTTATGTGGCTCAAAGATTGGCAAAATTACCTATAAGTTCTGATTTGGCTGCGTATATAGAACCACATATTGTTCAAAATGCTGTTGAATTGGGGAGAAAGTGTGAAAGCACGGAGTTTAAGATTGTTTTTGATGTTAAGtttgttgagattgatttggCAGATTATAGTGAGTGTGAAGAGTATGGAACATGTGGTCTTGTTTAGAATGGTTTATTAAAATGTTGTTATGTTGTGAGttactttaaaaaaatttgttcttcaaGAAAAGCATGAAGAGTGTTACACTTTTATTTATAAGATACTAATATATCCTTGTATGCTTTCCTTGGTCTTATATTTCTTCTCTACTATCTTGTATATAAGTTATAACTAACTTATAAATGAAAATGACAAGAAAACTTAAACCtactatttatacaaaaaaaaaaaaaagagattagtTAGAATTAAAAGGTTTCATTATCGTTGCTTGACAATTAGATGAAATTGGCTATGACCGACAATAAAATTAATCAACTTGAAAATAGTAGGTTGTATAAACGAAGCAACAAATTAACCATGGCATAGCAGGTCGATACAATAACATGATAGGTATTACtagatatattttaatatttatgtgtGTGAGTTGAATGTTACTTAGTTATCACCTATGAACCACAAACACTTTTAGGAATAGGTGTGTCGCGGTGTTCGATATACGTCGGTGTCCGACATTTGTATGACACTTGTACGAcacatgttgaaaaagtcaaagaagtgttggaaaaaTCATACACTGTCtccaaataaattatttatttacacaaatttttaaaaaataatttgttttttctttgcATCAACACACCTTGTACAttttttaagacaaatctcacacacataaaaaataattaaatatgtattGAAGTAATGTTAtcgataaaataatttttttataaacaactCTTGTATAAAGATTAGGGGTACTAGGGGTACACCAACCCTTTTACAAGAAAAAATCAAATCAGTTCTACATTACAATAACATTATGCACATAATAGAGGGTTTTTAAACCACTCATAGAAATTACACTTGATGATAGAAGGTAAGGCAATCCACCACCAAGAGTACCACAATATCATGTAATATAGTTCCTCAATATCCAGCTTTGCAttgttgaagattatatcatttCTCATATTCCAAATACACCAACAAATTGTTAGCCATATGGCTGCATCGTTGTTGTTCTTCATCTTATCCTGTAGTTGATCAACCAAAATCGACAAAGAGTTACAGCAATCTTAAACAGTAGGCTGTTGAATATCAATCCACAAGAATAATCTACTCTTCAAAGGAACTAACTTAGAACAATGCAAGAATACATGTTCAGAATCTTCAACCTGCATTTCACAAAAACACACATGGCTTGCTGTTGGTGAACAATAATATTTCTTCTTTTGAGTTGTCGCCTTGTTGGTAGCCTATCTCTTAGCAACCTCTACCCGAAAATCTCGATTTTTGAAGGCACAGCTGCTCCCCAAATGATGTTGAGACTCTCTTTCAAACCAGCCAAAGGCGCCATATCCGTATGTTGATTGATCATTCTGCAGCACGATTTTACACTGAAGTAATTTGTACTATCGTGAGGCCAAATGAGCAGGTCATTGGCACTAACAGTAGGGCTGATCCCAGCCAAGCATAATTTTAATTCCTCATATTCCTTTGAAGCCCCTCTTCCCAAAACTTCTTCACCTTTAATGAGACACCAGTCTCATGATTCTCAATTCCATTTTCCAACATTAAAAACAGAGACTTCTTTGGACATCACTTCATTGTAAACAGAAGGGAATTGGGCTTCCAGAGCAGCTACCCCTAGCCATTGATTCTTCCAAAACAGAATGGATTTTCCATCTCCTAGTCTAAATGTAATTTTCTTCATTACTCATTCTTCCTTAACACACAACTCCATGACATCTCTCCACCATAATGACTCCTTTGAGTTTGAATTAGGTACATCATAGCCCCACAATCTATTACTATTATTCCATACCTTCCTTTCAACATACCACTCCATATAGCATTCTCCTCGTTTAAAATTCTCCATGGCCATTTTGACAATAATGCTTTGTTAAAACTTCCAACATGTTTAATGCCCAAGCCTCCTTCTTCCTTTGATTTGCATACCTCTTTCCATCCTACCCAAGGTATCGAGTTTTTGTCCCCGACTCTGGTCCACAAGAAATTTCTTTGTATGGCAATAATTTCTTTCATAACTTTTCTTGGAAGTTTATAAAATGAGAATTGATAACTTGGCATATTCGTGAGGATGCTGTTTATCATAGTCACTCTTCCTCCAATTGATACAAGCCTAACCTTCCAGGAAGAAAGTTTGTCTTTCAATGATTTCACAACCGGTTTCCAGAAATTTGTCTGCTTATGGTTTCCACCCACTGTGAAGCCCAAGTATTTGAAAGGAATTCTGTCAATATTGCAGCCCAAAAACGAAGAACAAGCCTCCATATGATAATCCTTAATGCATACTCCATATATCTTGCTTTTGTTCAGATTTATTCTCAGTCCAGATACAATTTCAAATCCTCTTAAAACAGCTTTAAGGGTCCATAAATTATACCATGAGCCATCTCCAAATATTATCGTATCGTCTGCAAATTGCAAGAGACTATACTCTATTGATTCATTTATCTTAAATACCTTGTACAACCCTCTATCAATAGCTTGCCTCATCCAaatattatcgttattgataaaATATTAAAGACAATAATTttgattagaatattttttaGCCTTTTAATCATAGATGAATAATTGAAGTTCAAATATTATCGTATATGTTGCGGTGTTGGTGTCCTGTATTTTTGACATTATCCGGGTCAAAGTGTCTGTGTCGTGTCGTGTTTCGGTATCCGTGTCGGAGTCCATGGTTCATAGATAATTACTCTTATTGTGTTGCCTTTATGCAGTATGAGGATTGTTATCAATTGttgttgctgttttttttttaaatacttatatttttattaataattcatTGTTTTTCTTGAGCTCTATCTCTTATGGAATTGTGTTATGATGGTTTTTTTTGTGGAAGCAagatttcaataaaaaatataactaagggttctcaaaccTTTTTACACAAGAACGAGATCAAGAATCTCAACAAAACAAGGAAGGTTACAAACAAATTGAGATTACGATAGAAAGAACACCGGATCTTTACAAAAATCgtaaaaaattgcaatttttaacaTTTGTAAATCATTTATGgtttaattgatttttgttagcgttcaatttatttttaacatttgTAAATCATTTATGGTTGTCCtcctattcttttttattttgacatttgCTGATTTGTGTCGCTGTAGAATTGAATTTGACCGTTCTTAGATGGATTTGATTATTTTCTTCACACAAAAGTAAACGTATTCTTTCATGCTTGAGTTATATTAGTAGCTAGAAGGGGTTCATTAAACTCTGCTTTCCATATGCATGCAATTTTGCAGATGATGCATGTTATGCTTTAGAGGACTCTGATTAAAGTTCACAAAACAGTAGCTTGGGTTCGATGTTACCATCCATACATGACTCATTTTCTTGGAAATTGATAGCTAAAATTGGCAGCACCATCCATAGTTTCATTGTTAAGGTACAATTTTTTTTGTCATTCACTAATTCTGAAGAAAATGCATACGAATGTTTGATATAGTATTTTctttatgtgtgtttcatttgaaatctaaTATGTTAGTATTGTATGAGCTCATACAATACTAACATATTAGATTTCTCACAATATTAGGGGGAAAGGCCCATTACTTTTTTTTTCCAGAAGAAGCCCAAGTCAAACATTCTATCAGCAAGGTGGGACAAAAAGAATCTGATGTGGCAACGGAAGTGGGGCCAAGCACTAATTTATTGGGACAACATCAAAACGAGGGAAATATGAACAGGGACGCCAACGGTAAAAACAACTATGGAAAATCGAACATAAACTCCTCACCCAACAATTCCAAATTTTCTTTCCCTATTCAGCCTAAGAGAGTGAACTCCAAAATTATGAAGAAAGGAATTTGTAGTAGGATAAATCAGAAGCTCAGCTTTGATGAACAGTGTCAAAAGGTGAAAAACTctaaaaaaaccagaaaaaagatAAGGGAGGTGCTGGACCTAGGGGAGAAAGTTATGGAGTTCTATCATCCAGTCCATAGTAGGTTACAACAAGGGACGGAAGCACATTAGATACACCCTTCTAACCAGAAAAATCTCTTTGTCAAAAAGAATTATCTCTCTCAGGTCTTCCTTTAACTTGTGAGTCTATTTCTAGTAATGATATTAGGAATTTCAATAGAAGAGAAATCAATAATGCAGCGGAGGGGCTATGGAATTCAATGTCAAGGTTGGGGATCATCAATATCTCTGACAACTTCGACCCGATTAAAAGACTGAACGAAATAGAGTTGAGGGATCACAAAAGGGAGAAGGCGCCAAAGGAGACTCAAAACAGTGTACTTCCATGATAATTCTATCTTACAATTTACGGGGCGGTGGGAATAGGGAAAAGCGGAAGAGAGTAGAATATCTAATTCAAAAAGGCGATGTTGATATTTGTTTCATCCAAGAAACAAAACTCAGCTGAATAGGATCGAAATTAGTCAAAGAAATGTGGGGAGATGTGGAAGTAGAATGGTTTTTCTTGGATGCTAACGGCGCTTCGGAAGGAATTCTCACAATGtggaaaaaagatttttttttcttctataaacTATAGTTTTAGAGGAGAAGGATTTCCTGGGCTATGCGTGGAGAAGGAAGGTAAACTTATTTACTTTGTAAATGTTTATGCTTCTTGTGAcaaagttataagaaggagaaCTTGGAATAAAATTTGTGAATTCAAGAATAATAATATTGAAGGGTCTTAGTGCATTGGTGGAGATTTTAACTCTATTTCGTCTTTAGATGAAAGAATTGGAGTGTATAACAGTGGTTATAGTAAGGAGATTAGATTCTTTAATGAGTTTATTGAGGAAATGGATTTGGTGGATCTTCCAACTATTGGTGACAAGTTTACTTGGTTCAAAAGTAATGGGAAGGCTATGAGTAGGCTTTCGGATAGTTTTATAGAAGAGTGAAAGGTGGACGGGCAACACATAGGCGAGAGGGATATATTCGATCATGCTCCTATTTGGTTGAAAGATAGTAGAAAGGATTGGGGGCCAAAGCCTTTTAAGTTTAATAACTTGTGGTTCAAGCATGATGAGTTCGATAGCTTTGTAAAAGAGGAGTGGAGCAAAATGGCTATTAAAGGGATAGGAGATTATTGCTTGGTTGAAAAGTTGAAAACTCTTAAAAATCGGATCTCTTGGTGGAACAAAACGGTCTATGGTTGGATAGACCTCAAAATTGACAAAGATGGGAAAGAGTTGCACTTTTTAGATAacttgtttgttcattttgcaggtaatgcTCCGGAAGAGGTGGTTAAGAAAAGGTTGAAAGTGACAGAGGATTTTTGggataatttaaacaaaaaagaaGGGCTTCTGAGAATTAAATCGAGACAACTTTGGCTTACCGAAGGGGATGACAACACACGTTTTTTTCCATAATTCTCTAaaagatagaagaagaaggaatttcTTATGTTCCATCAATTCTATAAGGGGAATATTGGAAGAGGTTATAGAGATAAAAGATCACATTTTTAAGGACTTTGAAGGATTCTTTAAAGAAGAATCTTGCTTTAGACCGGTGCTACATGGGATTAATTTGAACTCTTTATCGATTGAAGAATCAATGGATCTTGAAAAACCTTTTTCCGAAGAAGAGGTCAAGGAGGCGATTTGGTCTTGTGATGGGGACAAAAGTCCGGGCCCGGATGGATACACTTTGgaattctttaaaaggttttgaaTTATTCTTAAAGACGATTTGATGAAGTTATGAAATGATTTCTACTCTAGAGGTACGCTTGTCAAAGCCATCACATCTTCATTCCTCGCGCTTATTCCTAAATCAAAGAATCCACAAGATTTGTTCGAGTATCGTCCTATTTGCCTAGTGGGGAGTATCTACTAGATCCTTGCGAAGATTTTGGCGTCTAGAATGAGAGGTGTAGTGGGAAAATTGGTTTCGCCTAATCAAACcgcttttgttccgggtaggAGTATAATGGATGGTGTGTTAATGGTAAACGAGATTCTTGATTGGGCAAAAAGAAAGAAGAGGGGGTGTCTGtcacacgctcgcgaaaaatgaacagagtcgccaccgatatatttatcccataagggaaaggaatatcagaaaacctaacaaaggaaggaacagggtcttgcgaccagagaatcaaggtacgggagtcggttacgcaaggggaaggtattagcacccctcgcgcccatcgtactcgatggtatccacctatgtttgtttctatctaaagggtgtgtactatgtctatgtctatatgcgaatgaatgcaaaagaaatacggggaaaagaaggaaatatttacaattgtgctcg
It includes:
- the LOC131641355 gene encoding uncharacterized protein LOC131641355 — its product is MSCSSNPTNHLSFPFFQSNLQIPSKNYSHTMTIETLEISQESIEEKGATIELHIQGLYKLYVQPFKALPPFTMENDFIVSPKLSYNFKIPLLFLIEKPTFSPLYVAQRLAKLPISSDLAAYIEPHIVQNAVELGRKCESTEFKIVFDVKFVEIDLADYSECEEYGTCGLV